A window of Pan paniscus chromosome 16, NHGRI_mPanPan1-v2.0_pri, whole genome shotgun sequence genomic DNA:
TTGTGCTGCAGCACAGTCAGAGGAAGATGCTCCACTGTCACTGTTTTACACAGGAAGAAACTGAGCCGCAGGGGTTCAGCGACTTGCACTAGGTCATAGTggaggcaggattcaaacccagcagTTTTGTCCTGAGGCTTGTTTAGCCACCACGTGATGTGGCTTCCCAGTCGGGTCTCCCTAATCTGGTCTCTGGGGCTCTGCTCCCAGCCTCTCTGCTTGCTCCACTAATCTGACCTCCACTTCCCCAGACATGCTCCAGCTCCACTTTCTTCCCAGAGccctctccaactcctgggcccaatGGCCCTCCCTCCTCTGTCCCTCGCATAAGGCAGGCGGAGCTGTCTTTTCACCTGTGCATCCCAACGGTTCTGGCCACCCCACAGTGCCTCAGACAGGGCCAAGGTCACAGCAAACAAGACCAGGCAGGATGGGTAAAAACTTCCCCAGGACGAGGCACTAATGCTCCCTCCTGCCGGCTCACCTGACCAGGGTCTGGTTGTGCAGGTCCCAGACAGCAATGTTCCCATCGCTGCAGCAGGAGAAGCAGACTTTGGCGTCAGGGCTAATGGCCAGGGCATAACAGGCGGGAGCCGAGGACGTCAGCTCGGCCTTGATGCGGGGCGTGGGCGAGGCCAGGTCCCAGATGGTGAGCGTGCTGGCCTCGCCGCCCACGATGAGCGTGCGCCCATCAGGGAGCAGCTTGCAGGAGCGGATGTAATTGTCCCTGTTCTGGAGGGAGAAGGGGCAGGGCTGAGTGCTGCCTACTTCCCCTCCTGGGCACCAGGAGAGTCCTGTCCAGCAACACCGAGCACCCTCACCAGTCCTGCTTACAGCCTCCCCCTATACCCAGCAGCTGCCAGGCTGTCCCCATTCCTCAAATTCACAACCCTTTGATCTTTCATGAATACCAGGAGGTCAGAATCAGCCCCACACACAGAAGGcacaactgaggctcagagaggttagtcAGCTTGCCTAAAGTTGCTCAGCCAATACGATGCTGAGCCGGGCCCTGGGGCTctcccctgtggcccaggctgcccCATCCTCCTACACCAGCTGAAGGAGGCGCAGCAGCCCTGAGATTCTCACCAGGCAGTCCAGCTGGGAGATGGGGCTCTTGCTGCCTGGCTGGCTGATGTCCCAGATCTTCACGCAGCCCTTGCCACCTGTGTAGACGTGCCTCGTGGGGTTGCTGATGGTCACGGCACACACCACCTCCCCGTGGCTGAGTGTGTTGATCTGCCGGGCGTGCCTCGGGATGCCGGGGCCTGCCAGGGCGTCGTGGGGGAAGGGCACGGGCTGCATCTGCCCATCAGCACTCACATGGAATGAGTACGCTCTGAAAAGGTGAGAACCGTCACTGCTGCCATCCACCCCGGCCCCTCAGAGTTCCCATAGGCCTGGCCCAGGTCACCTGCACCGCCCCCGACTGGCTGCCCTGCCTCTAGCCCCCTCTGCTCTGAAACCATTCGAACCCAGTAACCCCATGTACTGGGATGGCTCCATCAGGGTAGACAGTGATTAACAGACCACCTTTGATTTTTACACCCAGTTATATATCCTTGCTTCAAATCAGACCAGAAACCCACAGGTGTCCTGGAATGCCCTTTCCCATGATCCATACATTCCCCCAACATGCCAACCCTGGAAAGGGCCTGGCTGAAATGCCACCTCTTGCTTTAGGAGCCGGTGGTATTAGGGAAGGGATCTGCTTGCCCCTCCAATAGCAAATGGGAAAGTCCATGTCAGAGCCTATGGTGAGCCAGCCTGGCCTGCCTGCTGTTTCAGGCTCTGGTGGGTGCCCTCTCAATCAGCATCTAGATTCTCGTGGACAATTAGAGGACTGTGTCAGGTAGTGTCTCGGCATTATCTGTAGGCTCAATCTTTTAGTTTCCTAGCAACCCAAGGAAGTGAAGGGCTGGGGAGAGTGTGCCCTCCAGGGGAGGGAAGCACTGCTGACAGGGAAGGGCCTGCGACCAGCGGCACTGGGGCCTTCCCAGCAGGTCGAACCCAAAGGAGTCGGCAAGGCCCACCACAGCTCCAGGTGACTCGGTGAGGAGTGTTCCTTCTCTCCCAGCCCAGTGGCCATGTACTTAGCTAACTCCACGGCTCCTCTGTTGGAGGGAGCTTCTGTGGGTGCTCAGAAGTGTGGCTTGGCTACAGTTTCCTGGGGTTGCAACCAGCCCTCGGTGCCTCTAGAGGGACAGATACCTTTCCAAAGGGACATGCACCAGGGCAAACCCTTGGTCAGGGGATGAGGGGCGTTGTTGGAAGAGGAGGTAGAGTGCTCTCTCCTGCCCACCCTACAAAGCATGCAGTAAGTATAGCCAAAGCTTACGGTTTTCCTCCAGGAATGGAGGCCAGGCTTGAGGGGAGGCCTGTGGCCCGCATCGGGGGGTGAGGGTCAAAACCAACCTGTAAAGCAAGGCAAGACAGCCCTCCATCAGCCGTGCTGCCACACACCCCCACCCGTCTCCTCCACCACCCACCCGGGGTCCTACCTGCACGGCTCTGCCACTTTGTAACCCAAGAGACAAGCTGAGCAGAGCAGAGCCCATTGATTCAGAGGAGACACAGGCCCAGGACAGCCCGTGGCAGGGAGGGGGTGACAGTGCAGACCCCACTCTGAACCAGCATCCTCCCTGTTCTGCAAGGCAGAGCTGGCCCTGCCTTACTTCTTTCCTCTCCTGTGGTCCTAGTGGGCCTGCCAGTGGAGAGGAGGCCACCCCAGGTCCAGGAGGTAAAAAGGAAAACTGTCTCCTGAAAAAGGGCCCCTCTCCCCACCAACCCtaactcttctttttatttttatttttttgagatggagtctcgctctgtcgcccaagctggagtgcagtggtgcaaccttggctcactgcagcctctgcctcccgggttcaagtgagtctcctgcctccacctcccgaatagcgcctgccaccatgcccggctaatttttgtatttttagtagagacgaggtttcaccacgttggctggccaggctggtctcgatttcctgaccccaggtgatccacccgccttggcctcccaaagtgctgggattacaggcgtgagccactgcgcccggcccctaacTCTTATTATTTATTCACCACAATAGAAAGTCTTGTACAACCAGTCCCATCTACGAGACCCCTGCTCCATGGACATCACCTGACTCGCCCTGGGATTCCTACCCCCCAGAGCTGGGAAAGCCAGGTGTCAGCCCCGTTTCGCAGACTGAAAGGGAGGCTGCCTTGCATGAGGTCACAGGGCAGCTCACAGGCCAGTGGGGGATGGAACTCAGGTCTGCTGGCCCCAAAGAGTGTACCCTTCCAGCCAAGTCTCAATTGTTTCCGATACACCTTCCCACAGGGGCAGCTGCCTGGCCTTGAGACCCTGAGGGGCCCCTTTAGCATGTGGGGAGCACCCGTCCAACCACCGGCTCCCCACACCATGCCCAGTCCCCAAGAAAGGAGCCAAAAGGTCTACGTACAGCTCCAAAGCTCACCATTGGCGATCGGCCATAGGCAGCGGCtgcagcagcggcggcggcgctCATCTGGGGTGGGATGTTGTGGAGGCCGGCGTAGGCGCCAGGACTGGTGAGGGAGCCGTTCATCTCATGGTGGCTCATCATGGCGAAGGGCGCCGCATAGGAGCTGGTGATGGAGATGGGCGTGCGCAGAGCCGAGGCTGCGAGGGGTGGGCGTCAGGGAGGTGGGCCTTAGGTGGATTGGGACACGGCCATGGCCGCCTCACCCAGCAATAAACCTCCCTGCATTCTTAAGCTGCCTGCTCCAGGCAGTCCTCTCAGACTGAACCCACCCAAGTGGGATCCCTGCCTTCAGAGCCAAAGAAGCTTAGAGCTTGGCAGATGCACCCACCTCTTTTTACAGAGCAGGATATGGAGGCCCAAACGGGCTTGCTTAGAGCCTCATTGGACTAATGACAGGGGTGGGAACAGATTTTGGGAGCCCTGACCTGTCTGATGCTGCTTTCATGTCTGGCCCAGCAGGGGTCCCAGAAACCCTGGTGTCACCTCCTCAAATCTGACCGTGAAGTCCCCAGGGGCAGGCCCTGGGAGACACTGCCTGTGCTCTATCCCATGCGTGTGTGTCACCCCTGCCCTGGCCAAGAGCAGACCCCCTCCCCCCAATCAGATTAACCCAGCCCATGGTGCCTACCCATTATACCTATCGGGTCCATGCCCGGAGGTTTACCCGGCATCGACCTGAGCCCTGGGGTCGTGCTGGTGCCTGGAGTTGGGGCGTCGTTCCTTGGGGTTGGTGTGTtggacttgagcccaggggtggaGGATTTGTCGTTCTGAAGAGGGGAGATGCAGAACAAGGGAGGCCATGAGGCTTCCATTCTCCTAGGAGCCGGGCACAACCGGTGCCGGTCCCAACGTGAAGCCCAGAGCCAGACCCTTATGAAGCTTCTGCCGAACAGCCTCTCAATCCTTGCCCAACCTTGTTTGGCAGGGACTGGGGTgatcactcccattttacagacgtaGCAACCAAGGCTCAGAAATGTTAACTCATTAGCACAGGCCCAGCAGGCACAGAAGGTAAACCGGGGCCAATCACCCATCCAGCTTCTCCCACTCCACCCCTCTGCCTGCCAATCGGCACCACCCCAGCTCCAGTCCCTGCCGCTCCCTTCCCACTCCCTTCCACCCAGACCCCACATACATGACCAAGGTCTTTGGTCTTGGAGGAAGGTGTGCTACTGGAAGAGGCCACCGAGGCAGGGCTGGTGGGGGCATCTTTTTTCAGGCTACGGGCCTTGTCCAGCCCATTTTCAGGAGGGGAGTGTGCCGGGCTGACCCGGGGCGTTGCGGGGTCCTGAAAACACAAGTGATGCAGAGATGCACTGAAAGCAACAGCCAGCCTTGAGGCTTCCCTGCTCTGGGAGTGGGAAGAGAGAGGGCATGGGTGATGGGAAGACGAGCTTGGCTGAAAGACTGGGGGCCCCACAGTGAGGAAAAACTAGCTCTTAACCATCTGGTCTGACTGAGGCCTAGGGAGGGTGGAAGGATGATCTTCCCAATGTCAAACACAAGTTCAGGACTTCAGTCAGCATGGCTGGGTTTGGCCAAATGTAGATGCTCTCCAGCTCCTCCTCAGGCCCCTGAGGCTGAGACCCTGGGGGGACGGAGGATCACGGGGAATAGAAGATGGCCCCTACCTGGGATCTTTGGGGGTGTCTCTCTGGAGACCCATTGCAGGAGGCCCTCCAGGCCCATAAATGCCCAGACACCATGCAGCAAAGCCCTGCCCTGCTCCTCTTGACCCCCTGAGACCCCAAGACTGGAGGCCTTGTCTCCCTGCTCAGGCTGCCAGTAATACTAGAACAGACAGAACAGATCCCACCCTGGGGAGGAATAATTCCAAACCATGCCAAACCAAGAGCCCCCTTGCGACCGGGCCTGCCCATACCTCATTGGAAACATCCACCACCAGATCATCACTCTTGTCCCCATCACTGTCCTGCAACCAAGAGAGAAGCCAACTGGTCAGTAAGAGGCCACACTTTCCCCACCCCTGACTGAGCCCAAACCACCCTGTCCTTCTACTGGCCAGGACCTGAAGCCAGGCCAAACCCCAAAGTCCATGCTTTCTACTCCAGCCCTGCCCTTCAACAGGCTCCATTCCAGCTCAACACGGTCTCCCCGTGAGGCTGTCCCCTAGCCCAGGCCCCGGGTTACTCCACTCCTGTACCCACTGGGCAGCCGCACTGACACCCGCTCCATCATAGCAGTTCTAAGCCCCTGCCCCCACAGCCTGCCCTTCTGCTTCTCTCTGAAGCCAGAACCTTCTTCCGAGCTGGTTTTACATCCACCATCCTTCACAGTCAGTGTGCTGCTCTCACCTGGTCATTCCCACCCGTCTGTGTGGTATGGTAACTTGCCTCCTCTCACAGAAACACAGCTGAGTGTCCTTCGGGTGCTCAAtgtgtccaaagccacacagcagcCATGTGGCTGAAGAGGGCTGGGTGCAAGACCGCTGAGGCCCTGCACCatatcctccccttccctctgtcCCAGCTCTCAGCCCTGCACAGCCTGACACAGGGGAAACACAACAGCCATGCTTCCACTAGGGTCTCACGTGCCGGGGGCATCCCATTAAAAGGCTAGTAAAAGCCATGACTGGGTGGCCAAGTGAGTGCATGCCTGAGGCCAACTGAGAGGACTATAGGGTCCACATTTTGGGGGGCACTGGGAGCAGCCCCTTAGAGCCAAGTGGGATTCCGGCAGCACCATGACAGCAGCATGGGGTTGTTGGCCTGTCTGTGGGAAGAGACCCCATGGAGGCTAGGACGACCTCCCCAACCACCTCCGCCCCACAGTGGCTCGCATGCTCATAGTGTGTGTGAACTTCACCCCAGCCCTGTCCCCACCCTGCTCTCCTCAATAGGGTCCCCTATCGCCAACCTGTGCTTCTCTGACTCACTGCCAACCACAAGAAGACCCTGGCCACAGCTTGGGCCCTGCAGACACCCCCTGCCCTACCCAACAGAAACCCCAGTGGTGCCATGGCGCCTTGGACGTACGTATCGGCTCAAGCTGTCCTTCTCCTCCGCCTTCCGCTTCTTGGCTTCCATGCTGTAGTCCGCAGAGCCCCGGTGCTTCTCACTGGCCCGGAGGCTTTCCGAGGGTGACACAGAGTTATTCTGGAAGGAAGAAGAGGGTTCGGGGTTAAAACTTTCTGCTGCGTGTAACAATTCACACATCCGCACACAGCTAAGTGCAGGTGACACGGAGAtcaggggagggaagagaagctGAACTCCTCTCTGCCCTGCAGATCGTGGCTCCATCAGAGCCTTGCCAGGGAAGCCTTCCCTAC
This region includes:
- the TLE3 gene encoding transducin-like enhancer protein 3 isoform X12, coding for MYPQGRHPAPHQPGQPGFKFTVAESCDRIKDEFQFLQAQYHSLKVEYDKLANEKTEMQRHYVMYYEMSYGLNIEMHKQTEIAKRLNTILAQIMPFLSQEHQQQVAQAVERAKQVTMTELNAIIGQQQLQAQHLSHATHGPPVQLPPHPSGLQPPGIPPVTGSSSGLLALGALGSQAHLTVKDEKNHHELDHRERESSANNSVSPSESLRASEKHRGSADYSMEAKKRKAEEKDSLSRYDSDGDKSDDLVVDVSNEDPATPRVSPAHSPPENGLDKARSLKKDAPTSPASVASSSSTPSSKTKDLGHNDKSSTPGLKSNTPTPRNDAPTPGTSTTPGLRSMPGKPPGMDPIASALRTPISITSSYAAPFAMMSHHEMNGSLTSPGAYAGLHNIPPQMSAAAAAAAAAYGRSPMVGFDPHPPMRATGLPSSLASIPGGKPAYSFHVSADGQMQPVPFPHDALAGPGIPRHARQINTLSHGEVVCAVTISNPTRHVYTGGKGCVKIWDISQPGSKSPISQLDCLNRDNYIRSCKLLPDGRTLIVGGEASTLTIWDLASPTPRIKAELTSSAPACYALAISPDAKVCFSCCSDGNIAVWDLHNQTLVRQFQGHTDGASCIDISHDGTKLWTGGLDNTVRSWDLREGRQLQQHDFTSQIFSLGYCPTGEWLAVGMESSNVEVLHHTKPDKYQLHLHESCVLSLKFAYCGKWFVSTGKDNLLNAWRTPYGASIFQSKESSSVLSCDISADDKYIVTGSGDKKATVYEVIY
- the TLE3 gene encoding transducin-like enhancer protein 3 isoform X3, with the translated sequence MYPQGRHPAPHQPGQPGFKFTVAESCDRIKDEFQFLQAQYHSLKVEYDKLANEKTEMQRHYVMYYEMSYGLNIEMHKQTEIAKRLNTILAQIMPFLSQEHQQQVAQAVERAKQVTMTELNAIIGQQQLQAQHLSHATHGPPVQLPPHPSGLQPPGIPPVTGSSSGLLALGALGSQAHLTVKDEKNHHELDHRERESSANNSVSPSESLRASEKHRGSADYSMEAKKRKAEEKDSLSRYDSDGDKSDDLVVDVSNEDPATPRVSPAHSPPENGLDKARSLKKDAPTSPASVASSSSTPSSKTKDLGHNDKSSTPGLKSNTPTPRNDAPTPGTSTTPGLRSMPGKPPGMDPIGIMASALRTPISITSSYAAPFAMMSHHEMNGSLTSPGAYAGLHNIPPQMSAAAAAAAAAYGRSPMVSFGAVGFDPHPPMRATGLPSSLASIPGGKPAYSFHVSADGQMQPVPFPHDALAGPGIPRHARQINTLSHGEVVCAVTISNPTRHVYTGGKGCVKIWDISQPGSKSPISQLDCLNRDNYIRSCKLLPDGRTLIVGGEASTLTIWDLASPTPRIKAELTSSAPACYALAISPDAKVCFSCCSDGNIAVWDLHNQTLVRQFQGHTDGASCIDISHDGTKLWTGGLDNTVRSWDLREGRQLQQHDFTSQIFSLGYCPTGEWLAVGMESSNVEVLHHTKPDKYQLHLHESCVLSLKFAYCGKWFVSTGKDNLLNAWRTPYGASIFQSKESSSVLSCDISADDKYIVTGSGDKKATVYEVIY
- the TLE3 gene encoding transducin-like enhancer protein 3 isoform X5: MYPQGRHPAPHQPGQPGFKFTVAESCDRIKDEFQFLQAQYHSLKVEYDKLANEKTEMQRHYVMYYEMSYGLNIEMHKQTEIAKRLNTILAQIMPFLSQEHQQQVAQAVERAKQVTMTELNAIIGQQQLQAQHLSHATHGPPVQLPPHPSGLQPPGIPPVTGSSSGLLALGALGSQAHLTVKDEKNHHELDHRGAAGLGQRNNSVSPSESLRASEKHRGSADYSMEAKKRKAEEKDSLSRYDSDGDKSDDLVVDVSNEDPATPRVSPAHSPPENGLDKARSLKKDAPTSPASVASSSSTPSSKTKDLGHNDKSSTPGLKSNTPTPRNDAPTPGTSTTPGLRSMPGKPPGMDPIASALRTPISITSSYAAPFAMMSHHEMNGSLTSPGAYAGLHNIPPQMSAAAAAAAAAYGRSPMVSFGAVGFDPHPPMRATGLPSSLASIPGGKPAYSFHVSADGQMQPVPFPHDALAGPGIPRHARQINTLSHGEVVCAVTISNPTRHVYTGGKGCVKIWDISQPGSKSPISQLDCLNRDNYIRSCKLLPDGRTLIVGGEASTLTIWDLASPTPRIKAELTSSAPACYALAISPDAKVCFSCCSDGNIAVWDLHNQTLVRQFQGHTDGASCIDISHDGTKLWTGGLDNTVRSWDLREGRQLQQHDFTSQIFSLGYCPTGEWLAVGMESSNVEVLHHTKPDKYQLHLHESCVLSLKFAYCGKWFVSTGKDNLLNAWRTPYGASIFQSKESSSVLSCDISADDKYIVTGSGDKKATVYEVIY
- the TLE3 gene encoding transducin-like enhancer protein 3 isoform X10 translates to MYPQGRHPAPHQPGQPGFKFTVAESCDRIKDEFQFLQAQYHSLKVEYDKLANEKTEMQRHYVMYYEMSYGLNIEMHKQTEIAKRLNTILAQIMPFLSQEHQQQVAQAVERAKQVTMTELNAIIGQQLQAQHLSHATHGPPVQLPPHPSGLQPPGIPPVTGSSSGLLALGALGSQAHLTVKDEKNHHELDHRGAAGLGQRNNSVSPSESLRASEKHRGSADYSMEAKKRKAEEKDSLSRYDSDGDKSDDLVVDVSNEDPATPRVSPAHSPPENGLDKARSLKKDAPTSPASVASSSSTPSSKTKDLGHNDKSSTPGLKSNTPTPRNDAPTPGTSTTPGLRSMPGKPPGMDPIASALRTPISITSSYAAPFAMMSHHEMNGSLTSPGAYAGLHNIPPQMSAAAAAAAAAYGRSPMVGFDPHPPMRATGLPSSLASIPGGKPAYSFHVSADGQMQPVPFPHDALAGPGIPRHARQINTLSHGEVVCAVTISNPTRHVYTGGKGCVKIWDISQPGSKSPISQLDCLNRDNYIRSCKLLPDGRTLIVGGEASTLTIWDLASPTPRIKAELTSSAPACYALAISPDAKVCFSCCSDGNIAVWDLHNQTLVRQFQGHTDGASCIDISHDGTKLWTGGLDNTVRSWDLREGRQLQQHDFTSQIFSLGYCPTGEWLAVGMESSNVEVLHHTKPDKYQLHLHESCVLSLKFAYCGKWFVSTGKDNLLNAWRTPYGASIFQSKESSSVLSCDISADDKYIVTGSGDKKATVYEVIY